A single Mytilus trossulus isolate FHL-02 chromosome 12, PNRI_Mtr1.1.1.hap1, whole genome shotgun sequence DNA region contains:
- the LOC134692614 gene encoding uncharacterized protein LOC134692614: MLIPVIIENAEHLGPLGYVDKTQKKDTEHNITRGILDPHQEDIRVQLINFREEPITVHAKEQIGVCESYYEMPAVGVCNYIGTEGTSSDKLPSHIEDQFNRSIVHLREKEKQYLKELLQAYSDVFAKSADDIGRTNKVQHRINTGTGHLIRQAPRRLPLGKREIEKKEIVKMLDRGVIESSNSPWSFRTVLIAKKEGSTRVCEL; encoded by the coding sequence ATGCTCATTCCAGTAATAATAGAAAATGCAGAACACTTAGGACCACTGGGATACGTTGATAAAACTCAGAAAAAGGATACAGAACATAACATCACTAGAGGAATTTTAGATCCACACCAGGAAGACATTAGAGTACAATTAATTAACTTTCGGGAAGAACCAATTACTGTACATGCTAAGGAGCAGATAGGTGTATGTGAGTCATACTACGAAATGCCAGCGGTAGGAGTATGCAATTACATTGGAACAGAAGGGACCAGTTCAGACAAGCTACCATCACATATTGAGGACCAATTTAACAGAAGTATTGTACATTTACGggaaaaagaaaagcaataccTGAAGGAACTTCTTCAGGCATACTCAGACGTTTTTGCAAAATCAGCGGATGATATAGGGAGGACTAATAAAGTGCAACACAGGATAAATACCGGAACTGGACATCTGATAAGACAAGCACCTAGGAGGCTACCATTGGGGAAAAgggaaatagaaaaaaaggaaatagtCAAAATGTTGGACCGAGGAGTCATTGAATCATCAAACAGCCCTTGGAGTTTTAGGACCGTACTTATAGCCAAGAAGGAAGGAAGTACAAGAGTTTGTGAGCTTTAA
- the LOC134692913 gene encoding uncharacterized protein LOC134692913: MEAQSIKISDAIPQHSNGSGTNQEITATLLPIDLENKEWKTPKSIEGLVCLECDIEAQLLETDDKMEAQLIKISDAIPQHSNGSGTNQEITATLLPIDLENKEWKTPKSIEGQVCLECDIEAQLLETDDKMEAQSIKISDAIPQHSNGSGTNQEITATLLPIDLENKEWKTPKSIEGQVCLECDIEAQLLETDDKMEAQSIKISDAIPQHSNGSGTNQEITATLLPIDLENKEWKTPKSIEGQVCLECDIEAQLLETDDKMEAQSIKISDAIPQHSNGSGTNQEITATLLPIDLETKGAYAIANSPTSEENTTTEESFSQAQTPVKYNLPVSVSLRQRINLRMSKYKNLLFITSCIKTGNTLVFTDTDNNRLIICNVDGTDIHHIPLPYKPYYMTMIDSNTVAVSYRYNWTIPIINISTRSVIRTIYTRTVFQGISYHENNLYFGIGKRTIQVMNLTDEVIRTISVPSRGIFDITVDRDRLVYTDIRSIYCYSLDGERIWVTAKDDNTENFRRVTTDNKGNVYATNTDTHTVEIIYDKGQQQRKLLNLSDGIYKPYGIFFDKEENILVVCSAKFGLVNLFDVKDK, encoded by the exons ATGGAAGcgcaatcaataaaaatatctgacgccatcCCACAGCATTCCAACGGAAGCGGAACAAATCAGGAAATTACTGCAACACTCCTGCCTATTGATCTTG AGAACAAAGAATGGAAGACACCAAAATCCATAGAGGGACTGGTTTGTTTAGAATGTGATATAGAAGCCCAGCTGCTTGAAACTGATGATAAAATGGAAGcgcaattaataaaaatatctgacgcAATACCACAGCATTCCAACGGAAGCGGAACAAATCAGGAAATTACTGCAACACTCCTGCCTATTGATCTTG AGAACAAAGAATGGAAGACACCAAAATCCATAGAGGGACAGGTTTGTTTAGAATGTGATATAGAAGCCCAGCTGCTTGAAACTGATGATAAAATGGAAGcgcaatcaataaaaatatctgacgccatcCCACAGCATTCCAACGGAAGCGGAACAAATCAGGAAATTACTGCAACACTCCTGCCTATTGATCTTG AGAACAAAGAATGGAAGACACCAAAATCCATAGAGGGACAGGTTTGTTTAGAATGTGATATAGAAGCCCAGCTGCTTGAAACTGATGATAAAATGGAAGcgcaatcaataaaaatatctgacgccatcCCACAGCATTCCAACGGAAGCGGAACAAATCAGGAAATTACTGCAACACTCCTGCCTATTGATCTTG AGAACAAAGAATGGAAGACACCAAAATCCATAGAGGGACAGGTTTGTTTAGAATGTGACATAGAAGCCCAGCTGCTCGAAACTGATGATAAAATGGAAGcgcaatcaataaaaatatctgacgccatcCCACAGCATTCCAACGGAAGCGGAACAAATCAGGAAATTACTGCAACACTCCTGCCTATTGATCTTG AAACAAAAGGAGCATACGCAATTGCAAACTCTCCAACATCTGAGG aAAACACAACCACAGAAGAATCATTTTCCCAGGCTCAAACACCTGTCAAATACAACCTTCCTGTTTCTGTCAGTTTACGTCAAAGGATAAATTTGAGAATGTCGAAATATAAAAATCTGTTGTTCATTACTAGCTGTATCAAAACAGGCAATACATTAGTGTTTACCGACACTGATAATAACCGACTTATTATTTGTAATGTAGACGGTACTGATATCCATCACATTCCTCTGCCCTATAAACCATATTATATGACAATGATAGATAGTAATACTGTAGCAGTATCCTATAGATATAACTGGACCATACCGATAATAAATATATCTACACGTTCTGTCATTCGTACAATCTACACCCGTACTGTCTTCCAGGGAATATCATATCATGAGAATAACCTGTACTTTGGTATTGGTAAGAGAACAATACAGGTGATGAACCTGACAGATGAAGTAATACGTACTATATCGGTACCTTCACGCGGTATCTTCGACATTACAGTAGACAGAGACAGGTTGGTTTATACAGACATTAGATCAATATACTGCTACTCGTTAGATGGTGAACGAATTTGGGTTACTGCAAAGGATGATAACACTGAAAATTTCCGTCGTGTGACAACAGATAACAAAGGGAATGTATATGCGACTAATACTGATACCCACACTGTAGAAATCATATATGACAAAGGCCAACAGCAAAGAAAACTTCTAAATTTATCAGATGGAATCTACAAGCCCTATGGAATCTTTTTTGACAAAGAAGAAAATATTCTTGTTGTTTGTAGTGCTAAATTCGGACTTGTGAATCTTTTTGATGTAAAAGataaatag